In Vicinamibacteria bacterium, the following are encoded in one genomic region:
- a CDS encoding glycosyltransferase family 9 protein yields the protein MLGADDSLAPLGGARILVIRPGALGDTLLAFPALASLRRAVGPTGAVELVGSLPAARLAHDDVHASAVHSFDRALFGAFFEPGSWDEPLTGFLSSFQYIVAWSNLPRLRELARSAEIVEGSSRPPVGAHASDHLSSTLAPLGIDPGCGAPELVIRESSHLGAARFLNENGLGQSRFIAIHPSSGSLQKNWPWERFAGVARRARQEGLEVLWIEGESDRDVVRTVARSVGGVVARHLELAVLAALLARATLYLGNDSGVSHLAAAAGAPTVALFGTTDPASWAPRGRTVEVVDCRLSSDEVWGKAVDVAWHY from the coding sequence ATGCTTGGCGCAGACGATAGTTTAGCACCCCTCGGCGGGGCGCGCATCCTCGTCATCCGGCCCGGAGCTCTGGGAGACACGCTCCTCGCGTTTCCCGCGCTCGCTTCGTTGAGGCGAGCCGTGGGACCGACGGGGGCGGTGGAGCTGGTCGGTTCGTTGCCGGCGGCGAGACTGGCCCACGACGACGTGCACGCGTCGGCCGTTCACTCGTTCGACCGGGCTTTGTTCGGAGCCTTCTTCGAGCCAGGCTCCTGGGACGAACCGCTGACTGGTTTTCTGTCGTCGTTCCAATACATCGTGGCCTGGTCGAATCTCCCTCGACTGCGCGAGTTGGCGAGGAGTGCCGAGATCGTAGAAGGTTCGAGCCGTCCCCCTGTAGGAGCTCACGCATCCGACCATCTCTCGAGCACTCTCGCGCCGCTCGGGATCGATCCCGGGTGTGGGGCTCCGGAGCTCGTGATTCGCGAATCGAGCCATCTGGGCGCCGCGCGGTTTCTGAACGAGAATGGGCTGGGGCAGTCGAGATTCATCGCCATACACCCTTCGAGCGGAAGCCTTCAGAAGAACTGGCCTTGGGAGCGGTTCGCGGGGGTGGCGCGAAGAGCGCGTCAGGAAGGTCTTGAAGTCCTGTGGATCGAGGGTGAGTCGGACCGAGACGTCGTCCGAACCGTCGCCAGAAGCGTTGGCGGCGTTGTCGCCCGGCACCTCGAGCTCGCGGTTCTCGCGGCTCTGCTCGCCCGCGCGACGCTCTATCTCGGAAACGACTCGGGCGTAAGCCACCTCGCCGCGGCCGCGGGTGCGCCCACGGTCGCTCTGTTCGGCACGACCGACCCGGCGAGCTGGGCCCCAAGAGGTCGCACGGTCGAGGTGGTCGATTGCCGGCTTTCCTCGGACGAAGTGTGGGGAAAAGCCGTCGACGTGGCGTGGCACTATTAA
- a CDS encoding Rne/Rng family ribonuclease translates to MIVSHSALQTRLAILEDGVVSEVAFERERSRGVAGNIYKGRVNRVLPGMQSAFVDVGLERDAFLYVSDVLEDDDYLTEEEEKIVETEREIRAAKGDGQSIDQLLTQGQEVLVQVAKEPLGTKGARITSYVSLPGRLLVYMPTVDHIGVSRKIESAEERARLRKLIQKARQRSGGFIVRTAAQGKDDETIVADLRYLEQKWNEICQKADHLKAPALVHKDLGLVFKYIRDVLSPEFSAIRINSEEVFDQVLNYVRQIQPQLLHRVKYYSKNYPIFEEYGVQSEIDKALRSKVWLKSGGYIVINQTEALVAIDVNTGRYTGEKRLEDTITRINLEAADEIVHQIRLRDLGGIIVIDFIDMEERRNQHKVFAALEQALRRDRSPTKSVQINEFGLVVLTRKRVKRSLERVLCRPCPLCQGSSWVKSPTTVAYEIVDEVRKSMTDFSRGLTLRVHPEVARALKGKEAPVVEELKSMLKQDVEIRADHNIYQEQYELVARK, encoded by the coding sequence CGGGGCGTCGCCGGCAACATTTACAAGGGACGCGTCAACCGCGTCCTCCCGGGAATGCAATCGGCTTTCGTGGACGTTGGACTCGAGCGGGACGCGTTTCTCTACGTCTCGGACGTGCTCGAGGATGACGACTACCTCACGGAGGAAGAAGAGAAGATCGTCGAGACCGAGCGTGAGATTCGTGCCGCCAAAGGAGATGGCCAATCGATCGATCAGCTCTTGACCCAGGGACAGGAGGTACTGGTCCAGGTCGCAAAGGAGCCGCTGGGGACGAAAGGGGCCCGCATTACTTCTTACGTCAGTCTTCCCGGACGTCTCTTGGTCTACATGCCGACGGTCGATCACATCGGCGTCTCCAGAAAGATCGAGTCGGCCGAAGAGCGAGCTCGGCTGCGGAAGCTCATCCAGAAGGCGCGCCAAAGAAGCGGGGGGTTCATCGTCCGCACCGCGGCGCAAGGAAAGGACGACGAGACGATCGTCGCCGACCTTCGCTACCTGGAACAGAAGTGGAACGAGATCTGCCAAAAGGCCGACCACCTCAAGGCCCCGGCTCTGGTGCACAAGGATCTGGGCCTCGTCTTCAAGTACATTCGCGACGTTCTGTCTCCGGAGTTCTCCGCCATCCGAATCAACTCCGAGGAAGTGTTCGACCAGGTGCTGAATTATGTTCGGCAGATTCAGCCTCAACTCCTCCACCGGGTGAAGTACTACTCGAAGAACTATCCGATCTTCGAGGAGTACGGCGTCCAGTCGGAAATCGACAAAGCCCTGAGGAGCAAGGTCTGGCTCAAATCGGGAGGATACATCGTCATCAACCAGACCGAGGCGCTCGTAGCCATCGACGTCAACACCGGTCGCTACACCGGGGAGAAACGGCTCGAGGACACGATAACCCGCATCAACCTCGAGGCGGCGGACGAGATCGTCCACCAGATTCGACTGCGAGATCTCGGCGGTATCATCGTCATCGACTTCATCGATATGGAGGAGCGCCGGAACCAGCACAAGGTCTTCGCCGCCCTCGAGCAAGCTCTGCGCCGGGATCGTTCTCCGACGAAAAGCGTTCAGATCAACGAGTTCGGGCTCGTCGTCCTCACGCGAAAGCGCGTCAAGCGTTCCCTGGAGCGTGTGCTCTGTCGGCCATGTCCCCTGTGCCAGGGAAGCTCGTGGGTCAAGTCACCGACGACGGTGGCCTACGAGATCGTCGATGAGGTTCGCAAGAGCATGACCGATTTCTCGAGGGGGCTCACGCTCCGGGTTCACCCCGAGGTTGCCCGCGCCCTCAAAGGCAAGGAGGCCCCGGTCGTCGAGGAGCTCAAGTCGATGTTGAAGCAGGACGTCGAGATCCGGGCAGACCACAACATCTACCAGGAACAATACGAGCTAGTTGCACGGAAATAA